In Lysobacter sp. FW306-1B-D06B, the sequence GCGTCGGCCTGGTCGGACGGGTCCAGCGGCGCGTCGAGCGTGCCGTCGGCGCCGAGCCAATCGAAAGCCACCAGGCACTGCTCGCGCGGATCCAGCGCCTTGCCTGTGCCGACCTGCTGCTCCCACCAGCCCTGCTCGGCGAACGCGGCGCTCGCGGCGAGGTGGCGGTGCGCGGAGATCCCGCCGGCCACGAACACCGCCGGCAGCGTGCGGTCACCGAGGATTTCGTAACGCAGCGCGACGGTGCGGCGACCGGCATGGCGAAGGTCGAGTTCGACCGTGCATTCGCCACGCAGCGCAGGCACGGCATGCACCTGCGAAGCGGCGTGGGCGATGGCATCGAGGACTTCGACGCGGTCGACCGTGGCGGCGGCGGAATCGAACTGGAGGGCGGTGGGGGCGAAGCTCATGGCGGCATCCTTGAACGAAGGGGCCATCGAGCCTGCGAGTCGCACACGCACCGCGTGGGTGCGTGTTGCAACCATCTTCCGACCGGCGCTGGAAAGCGCCTCGTCGCAGGAATTGGCACCTTCGCCCCGCATTGCTGCGTGAGTTGGGTTGCCCCGGCTTCAAAGGGCCTGTCCCTCTGCCGGTCTCGATGGATGGCCGCAGTCTGCCCCCGTCCGGGGGCGGTGTCAATCGCTTCATCCGCATATAGCGATTTATTATTTCGGTCACGTATCCGCCTCCCGATGTGAAGGCGGCTTGCATACACTTCGGCTCCATGACTCCCCGCCTTTCCGTCTCCGTCGCCCTCGCACTGGCGACCCTCATCACCGCCTGCTCCACCACCCGCCCGGTCGCGCCGCCGCCCGCCACGGCACAGGTCGCCACGCCCGAACCGCGCACGGTGCTGGAGCGCTACGTCTCGCCCGAAAGCGCGCAGGACGAGCTCGACTCCCTGGCCACCTGGACCGCCGAGGACGGCGCGACGTGGCTGATCGCCACCGCCAAGTCCACGCACCGTCTGGTCGTGTTCGACGCCGACAGCGGCCAGCGCCTGCGCGACGTCGGCGGTGAGGGCGCCAAGCCCGGCGAGTTCAATCGCCCCAACGGCATCGCCGTCTATGGCGACTACGCATTCGTGGTGGAGCGCGACAACCACCGCGTGCAGGTGTTGTCCCTGCCCGATTTCAAGCCGGTGGGCAGCTTCGGCGACAAACAACTGCGCAGCCCGTACGGCATCTGGCTGACCGAGACCGAGCCGGGCGAGCTGGAGGTCTACATCACCGACAGCTTCATGTACGGCAAGAAATTCGACGAAGTGCCGCCGCTGGCGGAACTCGACCAGCGCGTGCGCCGCTTCCGCGTGCAGTTCGACCAGGCCGGGCGCCTGCGCTCGACCTACGCGGGCTCTTTCGGCGACACCACGCAGGAAGCGGGGCTGCGCATGGTCGAATCGATCGCGGGCGATCCGGGCAACGACCGGCTGCTGATCGCCGACGAGGATCGCCGCCACGAATCCACGCTGCGCGAGTACAGCTTCAGCGGCAAGTACACCGGCCGCAGCCTGCCGCAGGACAGCTTCGGTGCCGAAGCCGAGGGCGTCGCGCTATGGAGCTGCGCCGACGGCAGCGGCTACTGGATCGCGGTGGACCAGCTCGCACCGCTGACGATCTTCCACCTGTTCGACCGTGCCACGCTGGAACCGCGCGGCAGCTTCGAGGGCGAGACCACCGCGCACACCGACGGCGTCGCGTTGCACGCGGCTTCGACGAAGACCTTCCCGAGCGGCGCGCTGTTCGCGGTGCACGACGACAAGTCGGTCACCGCGTTCGACCTGGCGGAGGTCGCACGCGTTCTGCAGCTTTCGCCCACCTGCGCACCGTGATGCGATGAGGCGCGCGTCCCGCCAGGCGGTCTGGATCATCGGCGGCGCCGCGCTGCTGATGGCCTTCGGCGCGGGCGCGGCGAAGATCTACCGCTGGACCGACCGCAGCGGCGTCACGCACTACGGCGACCACGTTCCCAACGCGCCGCCGTCGCAGGTGAGGACGATCCCGGTCGAAGGCGAACCCAGCGCGATCGCGCAGCTGCGCATCGAGAACGACGGCGAGCGTTTCCTCGCGTTCGCCGACAACCGGCTCTCCGGCCCGGTGCAGGTGCAACTGGATTTCAGCCGCAGCGACAACGTGATCGGCAGCCCGGTGCTGCCCGCGCGGGCGACGGTGGCGGCCAGAAGCAGCGCGCTGGTGGCGGTGCTCAGTTCGGCCGATCCGGACCGCGGGTTCGATTTCGAGCTGCAGATGGACAGCCTGCCCGGCGACCCGTCCGCGCGCCCGCGCGACGTCGACTACTTGCTGCCGCTGCAGCAGGCGCAGTTCCGCATCGACCAGGGCTACGGCGGGCATTTCAGCCACCGCGACGAGCAGAACCGCTATGCGGTGGATTTCGCCGCCGACATCGGCACGCCCGTGCTGGCCGCGCGCGAGGGCGTGGTGATGCAGGTGGAATCGGATTTCGACAAGGCCGGGCTCAACCTGGAACGCTACGGCGGCCGCGCGAACTTCGTGCGCATCCTCCACGAGGACGGCACGATGACGCTGTACGCGCACCTGAAATCCGAAGGCGCACTGGTGCGCGTGGGCCAGCGCGTGCGCGCCGGCCAGCAGATCGGCCTGTCGGGCAACACCGGTTTCACCACCGGCCCGCACCTGCATTTCGCCGTGCAGGTGAACCGCGGGATGAAGCTGGAGTCGATCCCGTTCCGCATGATCGGACCGCAGGGGCCGTTGCGGATATCGGGGGGTTGAAGGCGGGCGGTGATACCGGCGAAGCGACTTGTCGCCTAAGCAGACCACGCACAGAACCGTCATCCGGCGAAGACCGGAATCCAGGCTGTCACGCGCACACACACATCGCGTCATTCCAGCGAAAGCTGGAATCCGTTTGAATTTGCTCGCAGCCGATCGGAAGCTTGGCTATTGCTCCTTCTTTGGGAGGCGGGCCAAAGCCAAGTCAACATGGATCCCAGCTTTCGCTGGGATGACGGTGACAGGGCTCACCGCCGTCGGAGTGCCCGCGCGTTACGGGCCCGGATCCCGGCCTTCACCGAGATGACGGTGACAGCGTTCACCGCCATCGGAGTGCCCGCACGCTACAGGCCTGGATCCCGACCTTCGACGGGATGACAGGACTCTTGGGCGATCAGGCCGCCTGCGCCGCCGCCGGCTCCACCATGTCGCGCCACTGCGGCAAACGATCGATCACGTTGACGTTGCGCAGATAGCCCTCGTCCACCGGCCTCCCGGCGACCAGCGTCGAGGCCACGTGCACCGCGCCGGCGACCCAGAAACCGCTGGCCTTCAGGCGGCCCGGGCGGTGCTGGAACGCCACGCCTTCGACGATCGGCATCGGCAGGCCCCACAGGCCCAGCAGGTAGGCACCGGCTTCCGCGTAATGCGGGCCGGTCGAACCTTCCGATCCGTCGGACACGCCCGGCAACAGCTTGCCCACTTCCGCCAGCAGGCCCGCCGTGGCGGCGAGTTCCGCACTCGGCCCGGCCAGCAGGCGACGCGCCAGTCGCGAGGTGCGCAGCGCACGGTCCTGGATCGCCTCGCGCTCCTTGCCCGCCAGTTGCGTCGGTCCGAACGCTTCGCTCGCCAGCACCAGGCGCAGCAGCGTCTGGTGGCCCAGGCGCGTGACCGCGGCGCGGATGTCGGTGATCTCGCGACCGCCGGAGAAGTACGCCGAATTGCACAGGCGCAGCACCTTGGCGACGATCGCCGGATCTTGCGAAAGCATCTGCGCAATCGCCGCGTTACTCGCATCCGGATCGCGCAGCAGGCGGCTCAGTTCCAGGTACAGGCGCGGCGGCGGCGGCAGCGAGCCGACCCGACCTACGGCCTGCTTCAGTTCCTCGCTGCCCAGCACCTGGCGCAGCTCGGCCACGCTGTCCACGGCCTCGATCAGCTCGCCCGCGTCGAGCGGGCGCGACAGCAGCCGGTGGGCGCAGTCCAGGCCCTGCATCGAGCCGCTGTCCTCTTCCGGGTCCAGCAGCAGGATGCGCACCGCCTGCGGATGCAGCGCGGCGACCTGGCTCAGCAGCACCGGGCCCGGCACGGCGCCCAGGCGCAATCCGCACAGGAACACGTCGATCGGCTCGCCCGACGACAGCGCGGCGTCCGGTTCGGCCAGCCACTGCACGTCCCAGCCCAGATCGAAATAGCTCAGCGATTCCTCGAATTCGCCGGCGCGGCCGGCGTCCTCACCCACGATCACGATGCGCACTGCAACCCCCGGCATTACGGATATCCAAGACGGGTAGCGGCGCAGTGGGGCCGAGCTTTAGGGTCGGCTGAATGGGCAAATACGGAAATGAGAGGTAGCGCACACTTTGCCCGCCCCGCCCCTGGCGAACCCGGAGACCCGCAGGACGGCATGAAGGCGGTACCGCCACCGTCCGGCTCCCGAGCCGGTGCGGCTTAGTCCCCCGGCCTTGCCCTCCACGCCGGGCAAGGGAACCGCCGCCAGCCCGTATACTTCCCGCCCTTCCCGACTTCCGATGCGCGGACCGCCGTCCGGCCCGTCCGCGCCCGCCGTTTCCATGTCCGACGTTTCCCTCGAAGCCGCCCGCCGCCGCACGTTCGCGATCATTTCGCACCCCGACGCGGGCAAGACCACGCTCACCGAAAAGCTGCTGCTGTTCGGCGGTGCGATCCAGATGGCCGGCTCGGTCAAGGGCCGCAAGGCCGCGCGCCATGCGACGTCCGACTGGATGGCGCTGGAAAAGGAGCGCGGCATCTCGGTGACCAGCTCGGTGATGCAGTTCCCCTACGAGGGGCGCATCGTCAACCTCCTCGACACGCCCGGCCACGCCGACTTCGGCGAGGACACCTACCGCGTGCTCACCGCGGTGGACTCCGCGCTCATGGTCATCGACGTGGCCAAGGGCGTGGAAGAACGCACGATCAAGCTGATGGAGGTGTGCCGCCTGCGCGACACGCCGATCATGACCTTCATCAACAAGCTCGATCGCGAGGGCAAGAACCCGATCGACCTGCTCGACGAGGTGGAGAGCGTGCTGGGCATCCAGTGCGCGCCGATCACCTGGCCGATCGGCATGGGCCAGCGCCTGAAGGGCGTGGTCCACCTGGTCACCGGCGAGGTGCACCTGTACGAACAAGGCCGCAACTTCACGCGCCAGGACTCGACCATCTTCGCGTCCATCGACGACCCGGCGCTTGAAGCGCGCATCGGCGCGCAGATGCTGCAGGAGCTGCGCGAAGAACTGGAGCTGGTGGAAGGCGCCTCGCACCCGTTCGATGTCGCCAAATACCTGTCGGGCGAGCAGACGCCGGTGTTCTTCGGTTCGGCCGTGAACAATTTCGGCGTGCAGCTGCTGCTGGACTTCTTCGTCGAGCACGCACCCTCGCCGCGCCCGCGCGCGACCACCTCGCGCGAAGTGGCGTCGTACGAGCCCAAGCTCACCGGCTTCGTCTTCAAGATCCAGGCCAACATGGACCCGCAGCATCGCGACCGCGTGGCGTTCATGCGCGTGTGCTCGGGCCAGTTCAGCGCCGGCATGAAGGCCTTCCACGTGCGCAGCGGCAAGG encodes:
- a CDS encoding phytase; this translates as MTPRLSVSVALALATLITACSTTRPVAPPPATAQVATPEPRTVLERYVSPESAQDELDSLATWTAEDGATWLIATAKSTHRLVVFDADSGQRLRDVGGEGAKPGEFNRPNGIAVYGDYAFVVERDNHRVQVLSLPDFKPVGSFGDKQLRSPYGIWLTETEPGELEVYITDSFMYGKKFDEVPPLAELDQRVRRFRVQFDQAGRLRSTYAGSFGDTTQEAGLRMVESIAGDPGNDRLLIADEDRRHESTLREYSFSGKYTGRSLPQDSFGAEAEGVALWSCADGSGYWIAVDQLAPLTIFHLFDRATLEPRGSFEGETTAHTDGVALHAASTKTFPSGALFAVHDDKSVTAFDLAEVARVLQLSPTCAP
- a CDS encoding peptide chain release factor 3 — its product is MSDVSLEAARRRTFAIISHPDAGKTTLTEKLLLFGGAIQMAGSVKGRKAARHATSDWMALEKERGISVTSSVMQFPYEGRIVNLLDTPGHADFGEDTYRVLTAVDSALMVIDVAKGVEERTIKLMEVCRLRDTPIMTFINKLDREGKNPIDLLDEVESVLGIQCAPITWPIGMGQRLKGVVHLVTGEVHLYEQGRNFTRQDSTIFASIDDPALEARIGAQMLQELREELELVEGASHPFDVAKYLSGEQTPVFFGSAVNNFGVQLLLDFFVEHAPSPRPRATTSREVASYEPKLTGFVFKIQANMDPQHRDRVAFMRVCSGQFSAGMKAFHVRSGKEVKLANALTFMASDREIAESAWPGDVIGIHNHGTISIGDSFTEGEALSFTGIPNFAPELFRRARLRDPLKLKQLQKGLAQLSEEGATQFFRPLMSNDLILGAVGVLQFDVVAYRLKDEYGVDASFEQVSVATARWIRCDNEKKLEEFRDKNAMNLAVDAAGELVYLAPTRVNLQLAQERAPDVKFLATREHAHAAAFD
- a CDS encoding HDOD domain-containing protein, with translation MRIVIVGEDAGRAGEFEESLSYFDLGWDVQWLAEPDAALSSGEPIDVFLCGLRLGAVPGPVLLSQVAALHPQAVRILLLDPEEDSGSMQGLDCAHRLLSRPLDAGELIEAVDSVAELRQVLGSEELKQAVGRVGSLPPPPRLYLELSRLLRDPDASNAAIAQMLSQDPAIVAKVLRLCNSAYFSGGREITDIRAAVTRLGHQTLLRLVLASEAFGPTQLAGKEREAIQDRALRTSRLARRLLAGPSAELAATAGLLAEVGKLLPGVSDGSEGSTGPHYAEAGAYLLGLWGLPMPIVEGVAFQHRPGRLKASGFWVAGAVHVASTLVAGRPVDEGYLRNVNVIDRLPQWRDMVEPAAAQAA
- a CDS encoding M23 family metallopeptidase, with protein sequence MRRASRQAVWIIGGAALLMAFGAGAAKIYRWTDRSGVTHYGDHVPNAPPSQVRTIPVEGEPSAIAQLRIENDGERFLAFADNRLSGPVQVQLDFSRSDNVIGSPVLPARATVAARSSALVAVLSSADPDRGFDFELQMDSLPGDPSARPRDVDYLLPLQQAQFRIDQGYGGHFSHRDEQNRYAVDFAADIGTPVLAAREGVVMQVESDFDKAGLNLERYGGRANFVRILHEDGTMTLYAHLKSEGALVRVGQRVRAGQQIGLSGNTGFTTGPHLHFAVQVNRGMKLESIPFRMIGPQGPLRISGG